Proteins co-encoded in one Diaminobutyricimonas sp. LJ205 genomic window:
- a CDS encoding VOC family protein, protein MTERITSQQFHESSGVDDWRSVFGGAAAQFRTKSFATGVKLVNVIGEIADAANHHPDVDLRYGSVTVRVMTHDVDGLSSKDVDLAQNISAAAAALGISAQPAVVQTVQLTIDALDIEKVKPFWRAVLNYRESGDEDLVDPAGRGPSIWFQQMDAPRPQRNRIHVDVSVPHDQAEARIAAALEAGGHLVSDKFAPAWWTLADAEGNEADVATWTGRD, encoded by the coding sequence ATGACTGAGCGGATCACGTCCCAGCAGTTCCACGAGTCCAGCGGTGTCGACGATTGGCGGTCGGTGTTCGGCGGGGCGGCCGCGCAGTTCCGGACGAAGTCGTTCGCGACCGGGGTCAAGCTCGTGAACGTGATCGGCGAGATCGCTGACGCCGCGAACCACCACCCCGACGTCGACCTGCGCTACGGCAGCGTCACCGTGCGGGTGATGACCCATGATGTCGACGGCCTGAGCTCGAAGGATGTCGACCTCGCCCAGAACATTTCGGCCGCCGCGGCGGCACTCGGTATCTCGGCGCAGCCCGCCGTCGTGCAGACGGTGCAGCTCACGATCGATGCCCTTGACATCGAGAAGGTCAAACCGTTCTGGCGGGCGGTGCTCAACTACCGCGAATCCGGCGACGAGGATCTGGTCGATCCCGCCGGTCGCGGCCCGTCGATCTGGTTCCAGCAGATGGACGCACCCCGCCCGCAGCGAAACCGCATCCACGTCGACGTCTCGGTGCCGCACGACCAGGCCGAGGCGCGCATCGCTGCCGCCCTCGAAGCCGGCGGTCACCTGGTCAGCGACAAGTTCGCGCCGGCGTGGTGGACCCTCGCCGATGCCGAAGGCAATGAGGCCGACGTGGCCACCTGGACGGGTCGCGACTAG
- a CDS encoding nuclear transport factor 2 family protein encodes MTTLLDQPEWHNASPGSAAVITRDAAQNWLDAYVIAWKLYDERAIADLWSETAVWHYPFQTRASGRNEIVAEWMRERDDFIGESFDAKYRPVAIEGDTVVAHGRTVFYHPNSDHVATAYDNVWFLRFDESGRCSEFHEWYAGRPEDEPDRAVPVRQG; translated from the coding sequence ATGACCACCCTCTTAGACCAGCCCGAGTGGCACAACGCCTCACCCGGTTCGGCGGCGGTGATCACAAGGGATGCCGCGCAGAACTGGCTTGATGCGTACGTAATTGCCTGGAAGCTCTATGACGAACGAGCAATAGCGGATCTGTGGTCGGAGACTGCTGTTTGGCATTACCCATTTCAAACGCGCGCGTCCGGACGCAATGAGATCGTTGCTGAGTGGATGCGTGAGCGCGACGACTTCATTGGCGAGTCCTTCGACGCCAAATATCGTCCGGTCGCCATCGAGGGCGACACGGTCGTCGCGCATGGGCGGACTGTCTTCTACCACCCGAATAGTGACCACGTGGCTACGGCCTATGACAACGTCTGGTTCCTGCGGTTCGACGAGTCCGGACGGTGTTCTGAGTTCCATGAGTGGTACGCGGGCCGCCCGGAAGACGAACCAGATCGAGCAGTACCCGTCCGCCAAGGCTAG
- a CDS encoding enoyl-CoA hydratase, with amino-acid sequence MTDYRTILVERQDRVGLITLHRPDALNALSQELMGEVVDAATRFDRDAGIGAIVLTGSERAFAAGADIKEMAEQGYADMHLADWFGPWDTFAAIRTPVIAAVAGHALGGGCELALMCDIVIAAETAKFGQPEVGIGVMPGMGGSQRLTRAIGQYKAMDMILTGRTMGAHEAERAGLVSRIVAADALLDEALEVASGIAAKSLPVLYSAKEAVRVASETTLAEGVRFERRAFHALFALDDQAEGMAAFREKRAPEFRGQ; translated from the coding sequence ATGACCGACTACCGCACCATCCTTGTCGAACGCCAAGACCGGGTCGGGCTGATCACCCTGCACCGGCCGGATGCGCTGAACGCGCTCAGCCAGGAACTGATGGGTGAGGTGGTCGACGCGGCAACCCGGTTCGACCGGGATGCCGGCATCGGTGCGATCGTGCTGACCGGGTCGGAGCGGGCCTTCGCCGCCGGTGCGGACATCAAGGAGATGGCCGAGCAGGGCTACGCGGACATGCACCTGGCCGACTGGTTCGGGCCATGGGACACCTTCGCCGCGATCCGCACCCCGGTGATCGCCGCGGTCGCCGGCCACGCGCTCGGCGGCGGCTGTGAGCTCGCGCTGATGTGCGACATCGTCATCGCGGCCGAGACGGCAAAGTTCGGCCAGCCCGAGGTCGGCATCGGCGTGATGCCGGGCATGGGCGGCAGCCAGCGGCTGACCCGGGCGATCGGCCAGTACAAGGCGATGGACATGATCCTCACCGGGCGGACGATGGGCGCTCACGAGGCAGAACGCGCCGGCCTGGTATCGCGGATCGTTGCGGCGGATGCCCTGCTTGATGAGGCGTTGGAGGTGGCATCCGGGATCGCGGCGAAGTCGCTGCCGGTGCTCTACTCCGCAAAGGAGGCTGTGCGGGTCGCCTCCGAAACGACGCTGGCCGAGGGTGTCCGCTTCGAGCGCCGGGCCTTCCACGCGCTGTTCGCCCTTGATGACCAGGCTGAGGGGATGGCGGCGTTCCGCGAGAAGCGCGCGCCGGAGTTCCGCGGGCAGTAG
- a CDS encoding alpha-ketoacid dehydrogenase subunit beta has protein sequence MTHAPAPLSHDTPDTAQTVTMAQALNRALADALEADESVLVFGEDVGPLGGVFRITDGLTARFGEARCFDTPLAESAIVGTAVGMAMNGLRPVVEMQFDAFAYPAFEQITSHVAKTGNRTRGRVRLPMVIRIPYGGGIGGVEHHSDSSESYYAHTPGLVVVSPSTPQDAYGLLRAAIQSPDPVIFLEPKRLYWSKGTLDTSLPLPKLGQAQVVREGTDATLISYGPSVALALEAADVAAQAGRNVQVLDLRSLVPFDDDTVFAAVRSTGRAVVVAETPGFASFSAEIAARVSEHCFHHLEAPVRRVTGFDIPYPPPKLEHFFLPDLDRVLDAIDSLQWEDE, from the coding sequence ATGACGCACGCCCCGGCTCCCCTGTCGCACGACACCCCCGACACTGCGCAGACGGTGACCATGGCGCAGGCACTGAACCGGGCCCTCGCCGACGCCCTTGAGGCTGACGAGTCGGTCCTGGTGTTCGGCGAGGATGTCGGCCCGCTCGGCGGAGTGTTCCGCATCACCGACGGGCTGACAGCCCGGTTCGGTGAAGCCCGCTGTTTCGACACCCCGCTCGCCGAGTCGGCGATCGTGGGCACCGCGGTGGGCATGGCCATGAACGGGTTGCGGCCCGTGGTTGAGATGCAGTTCGACGCGTTCGCCTACCCCGCGTTCGAGCAGATCACCAGCCACGTGGCCAAGACCGGCAACCGCACCCGCGGCCGGGTGCGGTTGCCGATGGTCATCCGCATTCCGTACGGCGGCGGCATCGGCGGTGTCGAGCACCACTCGGACTCCTCCGAGTCGTACTACGCGCACACCCCGGGGCTGGTCGTGGTCAGCCCGTCCACGCCGCAGGACGCCTACGGCCTGCTTCGCGCCGCCATCCAGTCCCCCGACCCGGTGATCTTCCTGGAGCCGAAGCGGCTGTACTGGTCAAAGGGCACGCTCGACACCAGCCTGCCGCTGCCGAAACTGGGGCAGGCACAGGTGGTGCGCGAGGGAACCGATGCCACGCTGATCAGCTACGGCCCGTCGGTCGCGCTCGCGTTGGAGGCTGCGGATGTCGCGGCCCAGGCCGGCCGGAACGTGCAGGTACTCGACCTGCGCAGCCTCGTGCCGTTCGATGACGACACCGTGTTCGCGGCCGTTCGCTCCACCGGCCGGGCGGTGGTGGTGGCGGAGACCCCGGGCTTCGCAAGCTTCTCGGCCGAGATCGCCGCACGGGTGTCGGAGCACTGCTTCCACCATCTCGAAGCACCGGTGCGCCGGGTGACCGGTTTCGACATCCCGTACCCGCCGCCGAAGCTCGAGCACTTCTTCCTGCCCGACCTTGACCGGGTGCTCGACGCGATCGACTCGCTGCAGTGGGAGGACGAGTGA
- a CDS encoding Lrp/AsnC family transcriptional regulator, translating into MAEQLDETDRKIVAELQKDGRASIRAIAAAVLISRANAYARVNRLVESGVITGFTAKVDPVKLGQTASAYVMLRVEQESWQSLRVKLSEIPAVQHFALLGGDMDVALLVRAADIAELRQLVLTELQAIPEVLGTRTWIIFEDHDTR; encoded by the coding sequence ATGGCCGAACAACTGGACGAGACCGACCGCAAGATCGTCGCCGAATTACAGAAAGACGGCCGGGCGTCGATCCGGGCGATTGCCGCCGCGGTACTGATTTCCCGGGCGAACGCCTATGCGCGCGTGAACCGGCTGGTCGAGTCGGGGGTAATCACCGGCTTCACGGCGAAGGTCGATCCGGTGAAACTGGGGCAGACGGCATCCGCCTATGTGATGCTCCGGGTGGAGCAGGAGTCGTGGCAGAGCCTGCGGGTCAAGCTTTCGGAGATCCCGGCGGTGCAGCACTTCGCGCTGCTCGGCGGGGACATGGATGTCGCGCTGCTGGTGCGGGCGGCGGACATCGCCGAGCTGCGGCAACTGGTTCTCACCGAACTGCAGGCGATCCCCGAGGTGCTGGGCACGCGGACCTGGATCATCTTCGAGGATCACGACACCCGGTAG
- a CDS encoding enoyl-CoA hydratase/isomerase family protein, with amino-acid sequence MTDAEMSGGQISDAEVLFDKRGRLGLITLNRPQAINALTHSMVRQILAALDGWEHDPQVAAVAITGAGERGLCAGGDIVSLYRDATEGDGHASAAFWRDEYTLNLRIANYPKPYVAIQDGIVLGGGIGLSAHGSHRIVTERSKLGLPEVGIGFIPDIGATWLLAHAPGELGTYLALTGGSVGAADAIHLGLADFCVPSDRLGELLTALETEAPDVAISQVSAGAGRAALAEQAEWIDPAFAGSTVRGILNRLRAITLADARATADTMEAKSPIALAVALESLRRARALPSLAAVLDQEYRVSLHALASHDFAEGIRAQVVDKDRQPRWQPAALNAVDEGAVEAYFAPVDHELGLSATADASPTMRRQS; translated from the coding sequence ATGACCGACGCCGAGATGTCCGGCGGCCAGATTTCCGACGCCGAGGTGCTCTTCGACAAACGTGGCCGGCTCGGCCTGATCACCCTCAACCGTCCCCAGGCGATCAACGCCCTCACGCACTCGATGGTGCGCCAGATCCTCGCCGCGCTGGACGGCTGGGAGCACGACCCGCAGGTGGCCGCCGTGGCGATCACCGGCGCCGGCGAGCGTGGCCTGTGCGCGGGCGGTGACATCGTCTCCCTCTATCGCGACGCCACCGAGGGCGACGGCCATGCATCCGCGGCGTTCTGGCGCGACGAGTACACGCTGAACCTGCGCATCGCCAACTACCCGAAGCCCTACGTCGCGATTCAGGATGGCATCGTTCTCGGCGGCGGCATCGGCCTGTCCGCGCACGGCTCGCACCGAATCGTCACCGAACGCTCGAAACTCGGTCTACCCGAGGTCGGCATCGGCTTCATCCCCGACATCGGCGCCACCTGGCTGCTCGCGCACGCGCCCGGCGAACTCGGCACCTACCTGGCGCTGACCGGCGGCTCGGTCGGCGCCGCCGACGCCATCCACCTCGGCCTCGCCGACTTCTGCGTGCCGTCCGACCGGCTCGGTGAGCTGCTGACCGCGCTCGAGACTGAGGCTCCGGATGTCGCGATCTCCCAGGTCTCGGCTGGTGCCGGCCGGGCCGCACTCGCCGAGCAGGCCGAGTGGATCGACCCGGCATTCGCGGGGTCGACCGTCCGCGGCATCCTGAACCGGCTGCGCGCCATCACGCTCGCCGACGCCCGCGCGACCGCCGACACGATGGAGGCGAAGTCACCGATCGCGCTCGCCGTGGCCCTCGAGTCGCTGCGCCGGGCGCGGGCGCTGCCATCCCTCGCGGCGGTGCTCGATCAGGAGTACCGGGTGTCGCTGCACGCGCTCGCCTCGCACGACTTCGCAGAAGGCATCCGTGCGCAGGTCGTCGACAAGGACCGTCAGCCGCGTTGGCAACCAGCCGCCCTGAACGCCGTCGACGAGGGTGCCGTCGAGGCGTACTTCGCGCCGGTCGACCACGAACTGGGCCTGTCCGCCACCGCGGACGCCAGCCCGACGATGAGGAGACAGTCATGA
- a CDS encoding dihydrolipoamide acetyltransferase family protein: MKTFTLPDLGEGLTEATLVRWLVGVGDTVTIDQPVAELETAKSIVEVPSPFGGTIGALHGAEGDTLAVGAPLIEVEEANREAKPADPEAVRGGSGNVLIGYGTSPSTGRRRRAPLGASGASAPVTASASSTATAPAPHTGPVPVISPIVRKLARDEGVDLHRVQPTGPDGVITRQDVLAQAHQAAPLIEPAEISASRRAELVEASINEEGAVDDRTGLSVRTDEQLGMLRRTAAEKFSRSRSEIPEATVWVDVDVTRLWKLRERLLVDGQRMSLTAFLAKFTLLALADYPVLASRLSDDSSRLTTFEGVNLGVATDTPRGLMVPVLRHAEQASLADLDQRLRELGERARAGAAQPAELTGSTFTLNNYGTFGVDGSAAIINHPEVAILGLGRVIERPWVVNGRIRVRRIAQLSLAFDHRVCDGGYASGFLGAVVAAIENPSRLLLKL; the protein is encoded by the coding sequence GTGAAAACGTTCACCCTGCCCGACCTCGGCGAAGGCCTGACCGAGGCGACCCTGGTCCGCTGGCTGGTAGGGGTCGGCGACACCGTGACGATCGACCAGCCGGTTGCCGAGCTGGAGACCGCGAAGAGCATCGTCGAGGTGCCTTCCCCGTTCGGTGGCACCATCGGCGCATTGCACGGCGCGGAAGGGGACACCCTCGCCGTCGGCGCCCCGTTGATCGAAGTCGAGGAGGCGAACCGCGAGGCGAAGCCCGCGGATCCGGAGGCCGTGCGCGGCGGGTCGGGCAACGTGCTCATCGGGTACGGCACGTCGCCGTCGACTGGGCGGCGCAGGCGTGCCCCGCTCGGAGCGAGCGGTGCGAGTGCTCCGGTCACGGCCAGCGCCTCGAGCACTGCAACCGCACCCGCACCGCACACCGGTCCGGTGCCGGTGATCTCACCGATCGTCCGCAAGCTGGCCCGCGATGAGGGCGTCGACCTGCACCGCGTGCAGCCGACCGGGCCCGACGGGGTCATCACCCGACAGGACGTGCTCGCCCAGGCACACCAAGCCGCTCCGCTGATCGAGCCTGCCGAGATCTCGGCAAGCCGCCGTGCTGAGCTGGTCGAAGCATCGATCAACGAGGAGGGAGCGGTCGACGACCGCACCGGTCTCAGCGTCCGCACCGACGAACAACTCGGCATGCTCCGCCGCACTGCCGCCGAGAAGTTCTCCCGCAGCCGCTCCGAAATCCCCGAAGCCACGGTCTGGGTTGACGTCGACGTCACCCGGCTCTGGAAGCTGCGCGAACGCCTGCTGGTCGACGGACAGCGGATGTCACTGACCGCGTTCCTGGCAAAGTTCACCCTGCTCGCCCTCGCCGACTACCCCGTGCTGGCCAGCCGGCTGAGCGACGACAGTTCCCGGCTGACCACCTTCGAAGGGGTCAACCTGGGCGTCGCGACCGACACCCCGCGCGGGCTGATGGTGCCGGTGCTCCGGCACGCCGAGCAGGCGAGCCTCGCCGATCTGGACCAGCGACTGAGGGAACTCGGCGAGCGCGCCCGCGCGGGAGCCGCACAACCGGCCGAACTCACCGGCTCGACATTCACGCTGAACAACTACGGCACCTTCGGCGTCGACGGCTCGGCTGCGATCATCAACCACCCCGAAGTCGCGATCCTGGGGCTCGGCCGCGTGATTGAGCGTCCGTGGGTCGTGAACGGCAGGATCCGGGTGCGCCGGATCGCGCAACTCTCGCTCGCGTTCGACCATCGCGTTTGCGACGGTGGCTACGCGTCAGGGTTCCTCGGCGCGGTGGTTGCGGCGATCGAGAACCCGTCACGGTTGCTTCTGAAGCTGTAA
- a CDS encoding MerR family transcriptional regulator, which yields MRMAEFSRVSGVSVATIKMYLREGLLPAGEKHGPNQAVYGDVHLKRLRLVRALVTVGGLNLSAARAVTAAIDSDMPIAEAFEIAQHSVSESVAGEPEPEALRAIDDATAGWHVSADNPGRLQAARALEAFTAAGQTDARGWVNRYAEAALAVAEADLDEIAERPNRTSRVETVVVGIPVGDALLSGLRRAAQEHVTSQRFGAP from the coding sequence ATGAGAATGGCGGAATTCAGTCGAGTGAGCGGCGTCTCGGTCGCGACGATCAAGATGTACTTGCGGGAGGGGCTGCTCCCGGCCGGCGAGAAGCACGGACCGAACCAGGCCGTCTATGGCGATGTGCACCTCAAGCGGCTCCGCCTGGTCCGCGCGCTGGTCACCGTGGGAGGCCTCAATCTGAGCGCCGCCCGGGCGGTCACGGCGGCGATCGATTCGGACATGCCGATCGCCGAGGCATTCGAGATCGCGCAGCACTCGGTGTCGGAGTCTGTGGCGGGGGAACCCGAGCCGGAGGCTTTGCGCGCGATCGATGATGCAACCGCGGGCTGGCATGTCTCCGCCGACAACCCCGGCCGCTTGCAGGCCGCGCGAGCGCTCGAGGCCTTCACCGCCGCGGGACAGACGGATGCGCGCGGTTGGGTGAACCGATACGCCGAGGCCGCGCTGGCCGTCGCCGAAGCGGACCTCGACGAGATCGCGGAACGACCAAACCGCACCTCGAGGGTGGAGACGGTCGTCGTCGGCATCCCGGTCGGCGACGCGTTGCTGTCGGGTCTGCGCCGCGCGGCGCAGGAGCACGTCACCTCCCAGCGGTTCGGCGCCCCGTAG
- a CDS encoding acyl-CoA dehydrogenase family protein, translating into MSTLTEQSAEIIDAVRSFTEKELAPNARDWDDRAHFPADVLRRAGTLKLGGLYVPTDLGGAGLTRNDAVTIFEELAKGDTAVAAYTSIHNMVAWTIGEYGTPEQRQQFVPKLVTLEHFGSYCLTEPGGGSDAAALTTEARRDGDEYVLNGVKQFISGAGESSVYLVMARTGGPGAGGISAIIVPAGAEGLSFGPVEKKMGWHAQPTRQVIMKDVRVPVSNRLGAENEGFAIALAAINNGRIMLSSCSVGGGQWALDKALDYVQKREAFGKPLAANQGLVFMLADMATELEAARGLLQRAATALDTKAPDATKLCAMAKRFATDAGFNAANSALQMHGGNGYFQEYGIERVVRDLRVHQIAEGANEIMRVIVGRELLGHAR; encoded by the coding sequence ATGTCAACGCTGACTGAGCAGAGTGCCGAGATCATCGACGCGGTGCGCTCGTTCACCGAGAAGGAACTTGCGCCGAACGCCCGCGATTGGGATGACCGGGCACACTTCCCGGCCGATGTGTTGCGCCGCGCGGGCACGCTCAAACTCGGCGGGCTTTATGTGCCGACGGATCTCGGCGGCGCCGGCCTGACGCGCAACGATGCGGTCACCATCTTCGAGGAGCTCGCCAAGGGCGACACCGCCGTGGCCGCCTACACCTCGATCCACAACATGGTGGCCTGGACCATCGGCGAGTACGGCACTCCCGAGCAGCGCCAGCAGTTCGTGCCCAAGCTGGTCACGCTTGAGCACTTCGGCAGTTACTGCCTGACCGAACCCGGGGGAGGGTCGGATGCTGCGGCCCTCACCACTGAGGCGAGGCGCGACGGCGACGAATACGTGTTGAACGGGGTGAAGCAGTTCATCTCCGGAGCCGGCGAATCCTCGGTCTACCTGGTGATGGCCCGCACCGGCGGACCGGGCGCGGGAGGAATCAGCGCGATCATCGTGCCCGCCGGAGCCGAGGGACTCAGCTTCGGTCCGGTTGAGAAGAAGATGGGCTGGCACGCGCAGCCCACCCGCCAGGTGATCATGAAGGACGTGCGGGTGCCGGTGAGCAATCGCCTCGGCGCCGAGAACGAGGGGTTCGCGATCGCGCTCGCCGCGATCAACAACGGCCGGATCATGCTGTCGTCCTGCTCGGTCGGCGGTGGCCAGTGGGCCCTCGACAAGGCGCTGGATTACGTGCAGAAGCGCGAGGCGTTCGGCAAGCCGCTGGCGGCTAATCAGGGGCTGGTCTTCATGCTCGCCGACATGGCCACCGAGCTCGAGGCTGCGCGCGGCCTGCTCCAGCGAGCCGCCACCGCGCTCGACACGAAGGCGCCGGATGCCACCAAGCTCTGCGCGATGGCCAAGCGGTTCGCCACCGATGCCGGGTTCAACGCGGCGAACTCCGCCCTTCAGATGCACGGCGGTAACGGCTACTTTCAGGAGTACGGCATCGAGCGGGTCGTCCGTGACCTGCGGGTGCACCAGATCGCTGAGGGGGCCAACGAGATCATGCGCGTCATCGTCGGACGGGAACTACTGGGACACGCTCGATGA
- the mmsB gene encoding 3-hydroxyisobutyrate dehydrogenase, protein MTKTIAFLGLGHMGGPMAANLVKAGYTVTGYDIMPAAVEAAAGNGITVAASGIDTVAGADVVITMFQSGKDVIDAYTGGGDGRDGLLDVARPGTLFIDSSTIAVDEARAAHQLAVNAGHRHIDAPVSGGVVGAENATLAFMVGGPAEDFENARPILEHMGKRIVHCGESGLGQAAKVCNNLILAVSQIAVAEAFVLGERLGLTDQTLFDVASNASGQCWALTTNCPVPGPVPTSPANRDYEPGFASALMAKDLGLAEQALASTGVSAPMGTLASELYHDFASGEGARKDFSAIITVIRAQSAEGETA, encoded by the coding sequence ATGACGAAGACCATCGCGTTCCTCGGCCTCGGCCACATGGGTGGGCCAATGGCGGCCAACCTGGTCAAAGCCGGATACACCGTCACCGGCTACGACATCATGCCCGCCGCGGTCGAGGCGGCCGCCGGCAACGGGATCACCGTCGCGGCGAGCGGCATCGACACCGTGGCCGGTGCGGATGTCGTGATCACCATGTTCCAAAGCGGCAAGGACGTCATCGACGCCTACACCGGCGGTGGCGACGGACGCGATGGGCTGCTGGATGTCGCGCGGCCGGGCACCCTGTTCATCGACTCGTCCACGATCGCGGTCGACGAGGCCCGCGCCGCGCATCAACTGGCAGTGAACGCCGGGCATCGGCACATCGATGCGCCAGTCTCCGGCGGGGTAGTCGGCGCCGAGAACGCCACCCTCGCGTTCATGGTCGGCGGGCCGGCCGAGGACTTCGAGAACGCCAGGCCGATCCTCGAGCACATGGGAAAGCGCATCGTGCACTGCGGCGAGTCCGGACTCGGCCAGGCCGCCAAGGTCTGCAACAACCTGATCCTCGCGGTCAGCCAGATCGCGGTGGCCGAGGCCTTCGTGCTCGGCGAGCGGCTCGGGCTCACCGACCAGACCCTGTTCGATGTCGCGTCCAACGCGTCCGGGCAGTGCTGGGCGCTGACCACCAACTGCCCGGTGCCGGGTCCGGTGCCGACCAGTCCGGCCAACCGCGACTACGAGCCGGGATTCGCCAGTGCGCTGATGGCCAAGGACCTTGGTCTTGCCGAGCAGGCGCTCGCCTCCACCGGTGTGAGTGCGCCGATGGGTACGCTCGCGAGCGAGCTCTACCACGACTTCGCCAGCGGCGAGGGAGCCCGCAAGGACTTCTCCGCCATCATCACCGTGATCCGCGCGCAGAGCGCCGAGGGGGAAACCGCATGA
- a CDS encoding nucleotidyltransferase family protein, producing MTTGLALDRAAIARVCRAHGVSRLRIFGSATSDAFDPERSDVDFLVEFLPGAEDAFAAYFGLKEDLEGILDRTVDLVMANAVRNPHFAESASTSAEEVYAA from the coding sequence ATGACGACGGGGCTGGCACTGGATCGTGCTGCGATCGCCCGCGTGTGCCGCGCGCACGGCGTCAGTCGCCTCAGGATCTTCGGCTCCGCAACGTCCGACGCATTCGACCCCGAACGAAGTGATGTCGACTTCCTCGTCGAGTTCCTGCCGGGGGCCGAGGATGCGTTTGCTGCGTACTTCGGGCTCAAGGAAGATCTCGAAGGCATTCTCGACCGCACTGTCGATCTCGTGATGGCGAACGCTGTGCGCAATCCGCACTTTGCGGAGTCCGCATCGACGAGCGCCGAGGAAGTGTATGCGGCCTGA
- the pdhA gene encoding pyruvate dehydrogenase (acetyl-transferring) E1 component subunit alpha produces the protein MSLANTETYESLLPRSTPVQLIDQHGAAHADDEFRMPSTEALLEGYRHMVIGRRFNDQCTALVRQGRLAVYPSSHGQEACQVAAGLALRKDDWLFPTYRDSIAVSIKGVPARDTLTLFAGGWHSGFDPYEHGVAPQATPLATNLLHAAGFAHAAKLRGEPTVVLALCGDGATSEGDFHEALNVAAVFQLPVVFLVQNNGWAISVPITRQTAAPSLAHKGIGYGLPGQRVDGNDFAALHAVLGQAVDRARDGGGPTLIEAHTYRIQPHTNADDATRYRDDAEVAAWVERDPIERLRVYLEGTGALDQDGQTAITAEAEHEASVLREAMTDGAPTPNPLDLFAHVYAEPTPQLLDQARVLERDLARELEDHR, from the coding sequence ATGTCCTTGGCGAACACTGAGACCTATGAGTCGCTGCTCCCCCGGAGCACACCGGTCCAGCTGATCGATCAGCATGGCGCCGCCCATGCTGACGACGAGTTCCGGATGCCATCGACCGAGGCCCTGCTTGAGGGCTACCGCCACATGGTGATCGGCCGACGCTTCAACGACCAGTGCACCGCGCTGGTGCGACAGGGCCGGCTCGCGGTTTACCCGTCCTCGCATGGCCAAGAGGCCTGCCAGGTCGCCGCGGGCCTGGCTCTCCGCAAGGACGATTGGCTGTTCCCCACCTACCGGGATTCCATTGCGGTGAGCATCAAAGGCGTGCCGGCTCGGGACACGCTCACCCTGTTCGCCGGCGGCTGGCACTCGGGCTTCGACCCCTACGAGCACGGTGTCGCCCCTCAGGCGACGCCGCTGGCCACCAACCTGCTGCACGCCGCCGGGTTCGCCCACGCGGCGAAGCTCCGCGGCGAGCCGACCGTCGTGCTCGCCCTGTGTGGCGACGGCGCGACCAGCGAAGGCGACTTCCACGAGGCGCTGAACGTCGCAGCGGTGTTCCAGCTGCCGGTGGTGTTCCTGGTGCAGAACAACGGCTGGGCCATCTCGGTGCCGATCACCCGGCAGACCGCCGCCCCCTCGCTCGCACACAAGGGCATCGGCTACGGCCTTCCCGGGCAACGGGTCGACGGCAACGACTTCGCCGCGCTGCACGCCGTGCTCGGCCAGGCGGTCGACCGGGCTCGGGATGGCGGCGGGCCGACCCTGATCGAGGCGCACACCTACCGCATCCAGCCGCACACCAACGCGGATGACGCCACGAGGTACCGCGACGACGCCGAGGTCGCCGCCTGGGTGGAGCGTGACCCGATCGAACGGCTGCGCGTGTATCTCGAGGGCACCGGCGCGCTCGATCAGGACGGGCAGACCGCAATCACCGCCGAGGCCGAGCACGAGGCATCCGTGCTGCGCGAAGCGATGACCGATGGCGCACCGACGCCGAACCCGCTCGACCTGTTCGCGCACGTCTACGCCGAACCCACCCCGCAACTGCTCGACCAGGCCCGGGTGCTCGAGCGCGACCTCGCCCGCGAACTGGAGGACCACCGATGA